The following proteins are encoded in a genomic region of Stutzerimonas stutzeri:
- a CDS encoding cation:dicarboxylate symporter family transporter: MILAKLYRNDTALILIAIALGLSLGILRPELAVQMKPLSDAFLGVIGHAVPLVMFVLVASAVSAFGERGQHTRCAGRVVVYFLMMAIISLITGAAVGMLLAPGVEDLPAAASTVHAMSDLPTAVLTSLAQVIGHTFILPVLFAALLFGLGLGWAGEAGEPLRRRLDTAVAWLLKALRMVLRFAPLAAFGAMAYTVGRYGPASAWPLLKFVGTVYFACGLFLAVVLGVVARLAGVGLFRLVAYIRDELCLVAFTGASVAAVPGLIEKLEHAGCARRVVRLVLSTGYTFNLAGSNIYVACAAVFLAQLVGVPLDSAHVLSLLLVALLTSLGSTSAAGSAFLTLTATVAGLNLVPLEALGLLLGVERLMKCRSLTNVIGNALACVVISAWSGALDRTALREALMPRRQAAFPGAVVGKR; encoded by the coding sequence ATGATTCTAGCCAAGCTGTACCGCAACGACACCGCTCTCATCCTGATCGCGATTGCCCTGGGCCTGTCGCTCGGCATCCTGCGGCCGGAGCTTGCGGTCCAGATGAAGCCGCTCAGCGACGCCTTCCTTGGCGTGATCGGTCACGCGGTGCCCCTGGTGATGTTCGTGCTGGTCGCTTCGGCGGTATCGGCGTTCGGTGAACGCGGGCAGCACACGCGCTGTGCCGGTCGCGTGGTGGTTTATTTCTTGATGATGGCTATCATCTCGCTGATCACCGGTGCGGCTGTAGGCATGCTCTTGGCGCCAGGTGTCGAGGACTTGCCCGCGGCCGCCTCGACCGTGCACGCCATGAGCGATCTGCCGACCGCCGTGCTGACCAGCCTGGCGCAGGTCATCGGTCATACGTTCATCCTTCCGGTGTTGTTCGCCGCGTTGCTGTTCGGCCTCGGGCTGGGCTGGGCGGGCGAGGCGGGCGAGCCGCTGCGGCGCCGGCTGGATACCGCGGTAGCCTGGCTGCTCAAGGCGCTGCGCATGGTGCTGCGATTCGCACCCTTGGCCGCATTCGGCGCGATGGCCTACACCGTTGGCCGCTACGGGCCGGCCTCCGCCTGGCCGTTGCTCAAATTCGTCGGCACTGTCTACTTCGCCTGCGGTTTGTTCCTTGCCGTTGTCCTGGGCGTCGTCGCCCGGCTGGCCGGCGTCGGCTTGTTCCGACTCGTCGCCTACATCAGGGACGAGCTCTGTCTGGTCGCGTTCACCGGTGCGTCGGTGGCTGCGGTGCCGGGCCTGATCGAAAAACTCGAGCATGCGGGATGCGCCCGGCGGGTGGTGCGGCTGGTGCTCAGCACCGGCTACACCTTCAATCTGGCGGGTTCGAACATCTATGTGGCCTGCGCGGCAGTATTCCTGGCACAGCTCGTCGGTGTCCCCCTGGACAGTGCGCATGTGTTGAGCCTGTTGCTGGTGGCGCTGCTGACGTCGCTGGGCTCGACCAGCGCGGCGGGCTCGGCCTTCCTGACGCTGACCGCCACGGTTGCCGGCCTGAATCTGGTGCCGCTGGAAGCGCTCGGCCTGTTGCTTGGCGTCGAGCGGTTGATGAAGTGTCGCTCGCTGACCAATGTGATCGGCAATGCGTTGGCCTGCGTGGTGATTTCAGCCTGGAGCGGTGCGCTGGATCGCACCGCGTTGCGCGAGGCGCTGATGCCCCGTCGGCAGGCAGCGTTTCCCGGCGCGGTGGTCGGGAAACGCTGA
- the can gene encoding carbonate dehydratase: MSNDLQQLIDNNARWAEAILEEDPDFFTKLAKQQVPEYLWIGCSDARVPANEIVGMLPGDLFVHRNVANVVLHTDLNCLSVIQYAVDVLKVKHILVTGHYGCGGVRASMRDDQLGLIDGWLRTIRDLYYEHREHIASFPTEEAQVDRLCELNVIQQVANVSHTTIVQNAWHRGQPLSVHGCIYGIKDGIWKNLNVTISGLDQLPPQYRLRPFRPV; the protein is encoded by the coding sequence ATGAGCAACGATCTTCAGCAGTTAATCGACAATAACGCGCGTTGGGCCGAAGCCATCCTCGAGGAAGATCCTGACTTCTTTACCAAGCTGGCCAAGCAGCAGGTCCCCGAATACCTCTGGATCGGTTGCTCGGACGCCCGCGTGCCCGCCAACGAAATCGTCGGCATGTTGCCGGGCGATCTGTTCGTTCACCGCAACGTCGCCAACGTCGTCCTGCACACCGACCTCAATTGCCTGTCGGTGATCCAGTACGCGGTGGACGTGCTCAAGGTCAAACACATCCTCGTCACCGGTCACTATGGCTGTGGTGGTGTACGCGCCTCGATGCGCGACGACCAGCTCGGCCTGATCGACGGTTGGCTGCGCACCATTCGCGACCTGTACTACGAGCATCGCGAGCATATCGCCAGTTTCCCGACGGAGGAGGCGCAGGTTGACCGTCTGTGCGAGCTCAACGTGATCCAGCAGGTGGCCAACGTCAGTCACACCACGATCGTCCAGAACGCCTGGCACCGGGGCCAACCGCTGTCGGTGCATGGCTGCATCTACGGCATCAAGGACGGCATCTGGAAAAACCTCAACGTCACCATCAGTGGCCTGGACCAACTGCCGCCGCAATACCGCCTGCGCCCGTTCCGGCCGGTCTGA
- the otsB gene encoding trehalose-phosphatase gives MNNPNERPGLEVRRCAFFFDVDGTLADIQPRPELVSIPPRSLAALEHLHVSEIPVAVISGRPLSQLDALLSPLNLPAAGVHGAERRTADGQVRNLAFDPRVFNAIEQELAQACAEHPGLVLENKTVAFALHFRLAPELEDAARALAERFVQRYQEVLTLQPGKCVFELKPRGASKGEVIRAFMQEPPFKGRLPVFVGDDLTDEAGFRVVNELGGVAIKVGAGATEATQRLESVEAVGAWLESLLSALSEQPEKPIKPD, from the coding sequence ATGAACAATCCCAATGAACGGCCCGGGCTAGAGGTCCGACGCTGTGCTTTTTTCTTCGACGTCGACGGCACGCTGGCGGACATTCAGCCCCGTCCAGAGCTGGTATCCATTCCACCTCGCTCCCTTGCGGCGCTGGAGCACCTGCATGTCAGCGAGATTCCCGTCGCGGTGATCTCCGGTCGCCCGCTCAGCCAGCTCGACGCATTGCTCTCACCTCTGAACCTACCGGCCGCGGGCGTACATGGCGCCGAACGTCGCACCGCAGACGGGCAAGTGCGCAACCTGGCCTTCGATCCCCGCGTTTTCAACGCGATCGAACAGGAGCTGGCGCAAGCCTGCGCGGAGCATCCGGGCCTGGTGCTGGAAAACAAGACGGTCGCCTTCGCGCTGCACTTTCGCCTGGCGCCCGAGCTGGAAGACGCGGCTCGCGCGTTGGCCGAACGGTTCGTCCAACGTTACCAAGAGGTGCTGACGCTACAGCCGGGCAAGTGCGTGTTCGAACTCAAGCCGCGCGGTGCCAGCAAGGGCGAGGTGATCCGCGCGTTCATGCAGGAGCCGCCATTCAAGGGGCGGCTACCGGTCTTCGTCGGAGACGACCTGACCGACGAGGCGGGCTTTCGGGTGGTGAACGAGTTGGGCGGGGTGGCAATCAAGGTCGGCGCGGGCGCGACGGAAGCCACGCAGCGTCTGGAGTCGGTGGAAGCCGTCGGCGCCTGGCTGGAAAGCCTGCTCAGTGCCTTGTCCGAACAGCCGGAAAAACCAATAAAACCAGACTGA
- the rimI gene encoding ribosomal protein S18-alanine N-acetyltransferase, translating to MSDAVSFRRMTAADIETVLKIEYAAFSHPWTRGIFTDALTAYECWLMFEGEQQVGHGVINVILDEAHLLNITVKPQSQGRGLGLRLLEHLMQRAHQRGGRECFLEVRASNTSAYRLYERYGFNEVGRRRGYYPSADGREDALVMACTLID from the coding sequence ATGAGTGATGCAGTCAGCTTCCGCCGCATGACCGCGGCGGACATCGAAACAGTCCTAAAAATCGAATACGCCGCCTTCAGCCATCCCTGGACCCGCGGGATCTTCACCGACGCCCTGACCGCCTACGAATGCTGGCTCATGTTCGAAGGCGAGCAGCAAGTGGGGCATGGCGTGATCAATGTCATCCTCGACGAGGCCCACCTGCTCAACATCACGGTCAAGCCGCAGAGCCAGGGGCGTGGCCTGGGCTTACGCCTGCTCGAGCACCTGATGCAGCGTGCCCACCAGCGAGGTGGCCGCGAATGCTTTCTCGAGGTGCGCGCCAGCAATACGTCAGCCTATCGGCTCTACGAGCGTTACGGCTTCAACGAAGTGGGACGGCGCCGTGGCTATTACCCCTCCGCTGACGGGCGCGAAGATGCGCTGGTGATGGCCTGCACGTTGATCGACTGA
- a CDS encoding LysR family transcriptional regulator: MELRHLRYFVMVAEERHFTRAAARLNMQQPPLSQQIRALEDELGFELFKRHPKGVDLTTGGAVFLEEAKAILARVQDGTRRAARVASGVEGTLNIGFTSSAAAHPLIPRIIRAYREQYPAVAITLDEGNAGRLTERASAGQLEVGIVRAPVSRPAGIEFHRLLVEELLLVLPIGHPVLTDYPDAVDLLAIRDESFILVRRPGAPGMYANLLHACQAAGFEPRVAFEVERMLTNVSLVAAGEGISVVPASMRDIHRESVVYRRIVGARPRLVAPLTLVCREFNQSPALQNFIALARQLAKGYRAQALRE; this comes from the coding sequence ATGGAACTTCGCCACCTCCGCTATTTCGTGATGGTCGCCGAGGAGAGGCATTTCACCCGCGCGGCTGCACGCCTGAACATGCAACAGCCGCCGCTGAGCCAGCAGATTCGGGCCCTGGAGGACGAACTCGGCTTCGAGCTGTTCAAGCGCCATCCTAAAGGTGTGGACCTGACCACCGGTGGCGCGGTGTTCCTCGAAGAAGCCAAGGCGATCCTGGCGCGGGTGCAGGACGGCACGCGCCGGGCCGCTCGTGTCGCCAGCGGGGTTGAGGGCACGCTGAACATCGGCTTCACCTCGTCGGCAGCGGCGCATCCGTTGATCCCACGGATCATCCGCGCCTACCGCGAGCAGTATCCGGCGGTAGCCATCACCCTGGACGAAGGCAACGCCGGCCGCCTGACCGAGCGCGCCAGTGCCGGTCAGTTGGAGGTCGGGATCGTCCGCGCGCCCGTCAGTCGTCCCGCGGGTATCGAGTTCCATCGTCTGCTGGTGGAAGAGCTGCTATTGGTGTTGCCGATCGGGCACCCCGTGTTGACTGACTATCCTGACGCCGTGGATTTGCTGGCGATACGTGACGAGTCCTTCATCCTCGTGCGCCGTCCCGGCGCGCCGGGTATGTACGCCAATCTGTTGCACGCCTGCCAGGCAGCCGGCTTCGAGCCGCGCGTGGCCTTCGAGGTGGAGCGAATGCTGACCAACGTCAGCCTGGTCGCTGCCGGCGAAGGGATCTCGGTGGTGCCGGCCTCCATGCGCGACATCCACCGGGAAAGCGTGGTCTACCGACGCATTGTCGGTGCCCGCCCACGGCTGGTCGCGCCGCTTACCCTGGTGTGCCGCGAATTCAATCAGTCGCCGGCGCTGCAGAACTTCATTGCGCTGGCGCGGCAACTGGCCAAGGGATACCGAGCCCAGGCGCTACGGGAATGA
- a CDS encoding VOC family protein encodes MPQRPGRLNGLRHLALTVPNLEECERFYVDVLGMEVLNRASKDLVYLTCGNDNLSLGRAREKSSGVQAMDHYGFIVDSLDELHAWYEYLKAQGVTLLDRPFAHSDGAHSFHLLDPAGNTVQPLYHPAISGQRLR; translated from the coding sequence ATGCCACAGCGTCCCGGCCGCCTGAATGGCTTGCGTCATCTGGCGCTCACCGTGCCGAATCTCGAAGAATGCGAACGTTTCTATGTCGACGTGCTGGGCATGGAGGTCCTCAACCGCGCCAGCAAAGATCTCGTCTACCTGACCTGCGGTAACGACAACCTCTCCCTGGGCCGCGCCCGGGAAAAAAGCAGCGGCGTCCAGGCGATGGATCACTACGGCTTTATCGTCGACAGCCTGGACGAACTGCACGCCTGGTACGAATACCTGAAAGCCCAAGGTGTGACCCTGTTGGACCGCCCCTTCGCTCACAGCGACGGCGCGCATAGCTTTCATCTGCTTGATCCCGCAGGGAATACGGTGCAGCCGCTTTACCATCCGGCGATATCGGGGCAGCGTTTGCGTTGA
- a CDS encoding OprD family porin, translated as MLKSPKPLAAAIAVAALGAGLPGVVMAEFLADSKATLELRNFYFNADYRQEGAKQSKRDEWAQGFLLNYESGFTEGPVGFGVDAIGLLGVKLDSGPERQNSGLLPVGDDKAPDEYSQLGAAAKLRYSKTTLRAGTLLPKLPTVLPNDSRLLPQTFRGGMLTSKEIDGLTLSAGRLTQNSLRNSAANDDMQVSGKGISGGQDSDKFDFASASYRWNKNLTTGYHYGHLDQNYKQHIVNLAHVLPLGEDQAIKSDLRFARSTEAGNTNVDNDAFGAKFTYELGGHAFGAAYQKMSGETGFPHINGTNSYLVNYVMISADFASPGEKSWQLRYDYDFAAMGIPGLSFMTRYLRGDGFDGPGGRNGREWERDTDIGYVFQQGALKNFGVKLRNGTYRSTGNDIDQTRFILSYTLPLL; from the coding sequence ATGCTCAAGTCACCGAAGCCGCTTGCTGCGGCGATTGCGGTTGCCGCGCTGGGTGCGGGTTTGCCGGGTGTGGTCATGGCGGAATTCCTTGCGGACAGCAAGGCGACGCTGGAACTGCGCAATTTCTATTTCAATGCCGACTATCGTCAGGAAGGGGCCAAGCAGTCGAAGCGCGACGAGTGGGCGCAGGGCTTTCTGCTCAACTACGAGTCGGGTTTCACCGAGGGGCCGGTGGGTTTCGGGGTCGATGCCATCGGGTTGCTGGGGGTTAAGTTGGATTCCGGCCCGGAGCGGCAAAACTCCGGACTGTTGCCGGTCGGTGATGACAAAGCACCGGACGAGTACAGCCAACTCGGCGCGGCGGCCAAGCTGCGCTACTCGAAGACCACGCTGCGTGCCGGCACCCTGCTGCCGAAGCTGCCAACGGTACTGCCGAACGATTCCCGCCTACTGCCGCAGACCTTTCGAGGCGGCATGCTGACGTCCAAGGAGATCGATGGGCTCACGCTTAGCGCGGGGCGTCTGACGCAGAACAGCCTGCGCAACTCCGCCGCCAATGACGACATGCAGGTGTCCGGCAAGGGCATCAGCGGTGGGCAGGACAGCGACAAGTTCGATTTCGCCAGCGCCAGCTATCGCTGGAACAAGAACCTGACCACGGGCTACCACTACGGCCATCTGGATCAGAACTACAAGCAGCACATCGTCAATCTGGCCCACGTGCTGCCACTGGGCGAGGACCAGGCGATCAAGAGCGATCTGCGTTTCGCGCGCTCTACCGAGGCGGGCAACACCAACGTCGACAACGATGCCTTCGGCGCCAAGTTCACCTACGAGCTGGGCGGACACGCGTTCGGTGCGGCGTATCAGAAGATGAGCGGCGAAACCGGCTTCCCGCATATCAACGGCACCAATTCCTACTTGGTGAACTACGTGATGATCTCGGCGGACTTCGCCAGCCCCGGCGAGAAGTCCTGGCAGCTGCGCTACGACTACGATTTCGCGGCCATGGGTATTCCCGGCCTGAGTTTCATGACGCGCTACCTGCGCGGTGACGGTTTCGACGGCCCAGGTGGCCGCAACGGCCGTGAGTGGGAGCGCGATACCGACATCGGTTACGTGTTCCAGCAGGGCGCGCTGAAGAACTTCGGCGTGAAGCTGCGTAACGGTACCTACCGAAGCACGGGCAATGACATCGATCAGACCCGTTTCATCCTCAGTTACACCTTGCCGCTGCTGTAA
- a CDS encoding putative quinol monooxygenase, producing MYCLILKTQLVPGSFDQFMEAMRVNAAASVEHEPDCLVFDVIQDLADPDLVYLYELYRDEAAFVHHKSTEHYLQSRPLVGKFIVKQEAMKGHMVCGNSKR from the coding sequence ATGTACTGTCTTATCTTGAAAACCCAACTCGTGCCGGGCTCGTTCGATCAGTTCATGGAGGCGATGCGCGTCAATGCCGCCGCTTCGGTGGAGCACGAGCCGGATTGCCTGGTGTTCGACGTCATCCAGGATCTGGCGGATCCCGACCTCGTCTATCTCTACGAGTTGTACCGCGACGAAGCGGCTTTCGTGCACCACAAGTCCACCGAGCACTATCTGCAGAGCCGCCCGCTGGTGGGCAAATTCATCGTCAAGCAGGAGGCCATGAAGGGCCATATGGTGTGCGGCAACAGCAAGCGCTGA
- a CDS encoding argininosuccinate lyase: MTMQKTLLSLAVAFALTTSHLSVQAADTADLPCRTTAECAAEAAKIGATVDRSGAKSGKHDDQFTWVNRINKASIVMLTEEGIVSRKQGREIASGVQYVIDQAGKPDGKKPSDVLQIERIMIDKIGPQASLIHSGRSRQDMYATYRLATLRSQLLDYTDAMNATRARLLELAKDNVDTLIPAYTNGVQAQPITYAHYLLAYEAAFERDAQRIRELYDRLNRSPMGTAVLANSGWPLNRERLSELLGFDDVRENSLDAGQVSTYDIPIEAAGIASSSAIRIGAMLGDIHTQYHQIRPWMLLEEGATYTSSAMPQKRNPGLIMRARESASDVVGLAHTVTLRAHNVTTGMTDYKFAFDGLGLFDSAHEMFVRTGKVMDALVINPERALEELEAEWTTSMELADTLEREHKVPFRIGHSFASAVVGHARKEGFVPANFPYAEAQRLFTKAAEKYEWKTRELPLSESAFRATLSPQNMVKTRVGTGGPQPAEVKRMLQEANQALAGDQHWTKVRRDRISKAETELDKAFNALLKN; encoded by the coding sequence ATGACCATGCAAAAGACGCTGCTATCGCTCGCCGTGGCCTTCGCCCTGACCACCAGCCACCTGAGCGTTCAGGCGGCGGATACGGCCGACCTGCCCTGCCGCACCACCGCCGAATGCGCGGCCGAGGCGGCGAAGATCGGCGCCACGGTCGATCGCTCCGGTGCCAAATCCGGCAAGCACGACGATCAGTTCACCTGGGTCAACCGGATCAACAAGGCGTCCATCGTGATGCTGACCGAGGAAGGGATCGTCAGCCGCAAGCAAGGCCGCGAAATCGCCAGCGGCGTGCAGTACGTGATCGACCAGGCCGGCAAGCCAGACGGCAAGAAGCCCAGTGACGTGCTGCAGATCGAGCGCATCATGATCGACAAGATCGGCCCGCAGGCGTCGCTGATCCACTCCGGCCGCAGCCGCCAGGACATGTACGCGACTTACCGGCTCGCCACGCTGCGCAGCCAGTTGCTCGACTACACCGACGCGATGAACGCCACCCGCGCCCGGCTGCTGGAGCTGGCGAAAGACAACGTCGATACGCTGATCCCGGCGTACACCAATGGCGTGCAGGCGCAGCCGATCACCTATGCGCATTACCTGTTGGCCTATGAGGCGGCTTTCGAGCGCGATGCCCAGCGCATCCGTGAGCTGTACGACCGCCTGAACCGCAGCCCCATGGGCACGGCGGTGCTGGCCAACTCCGGCTGGCCGCTCAACCGCGAGCGCTTGTCCGAGCTGCTCGGCTTCGATGATGTACGCGAGAACTCGCTGGACGCCGGACAGGTGTCGACCTACGACATTCCCATCGAGGCGGCGGGCATCGCCTCGTCGTCGGCGATCCGTATCGGCGCGATGCTCGGCGACATCCACACGCAGTACCACCAGATCCGCCCGTGGATGCTGCTCGAGGAAGGCGCCACCTACACCAGCAGCGCCATGCCGCAGAAGCGCAATCCCGGCCTGATCATGCGGGCGCGGGAATCGGCCTCGGACGTCGTCGGTCTGGCCCATACCGTCACGCTGCGTGCCCATAACGTGACCACCGGGATGACCGACTACAAGTTCGCCTTCGACGGCCTCGGGCTGTTCGACAGCGCTCACGAGATGTTTGTCCGCACCGGCAAAGTGATGGATGCGCTGGTGATCAATCCCGAGCGCGCGCTGGAGGAGCTGGAAGCGGAATGGACCACTTCGATGGAACTGGCCGACACCCTGGAGCGCGAGCACAAGGTGCCCTTCCGTATCGGTCACAGCTTCGCCTCGGCGGTAGTCGGCCATGCGCGCAAGGAAGGCTTCGTGCCGGCTAACTTCCCCTACGCCGAGGCGCAGCGGCTGTTCACCAAGGCGGCAGAGAAATACGAGTGGAAAACCCGCGAGCTGCCACTGAGCGAGTCGGCGTTCCGCGCCACGCTGTCGCCGCAGAACATGGTCAAGACCCGCGTCGGCACCGGCGGCCCGCAGCCGGCCGAGGTGAAGCGCATGCTCCAGGAGGCCAACCAGGCGCTGGCTGGTGACCAGCACTGGACCAAGGTGCGTCGTGACCGCATCAGCAAGGCCGAAACCGAGCTGGACAAGGCCTTCAATGCGCTGTTGAAGAACTAA
- a CDS encoding DMT family transporter, producing MPTRNAWAFGGLLLAVLCWSGNALVARAFHNAIPPLTLSFWRWVLATCLLLPFVARSIWTHRAALRAAGWRLPIVAALGISSYNSLLYSAAQSTEAINLTLVNTCLPLFTFIGGGLLLGEWPARRAWFGMAIAAGGLVYLISRGSWAAFSSLSFQAGDLIMLVAVLVWALYTLSLRRWAHFLQVPPLTLLGVLMLLGTPLILPFYLFEFSHVGGFTPTLTNLSVIAYTAIFASLVAYLSWNHGVKTVGAAKAAMATYLMPVFTAILGWLLLGEGLQTFHWIGGGLIFAGLLLATRPATRMASR from the coding sequence ATGCCGACGCGTAACGCTTGGGCCTTTGGCGGCCTGCTGCTCGCCGTGCTCTGCTGGAGCGGCAACGCCCTGGTGGCGCGGGCCTTTCACAACGCCATTCCGCCGCTGACCCTGTCGTTCTGGCGCTGGGTGCTTGCCACGTGCCTGTTGCTGCCGTTCGTGGCGCGGTCCATCTGGACGCATCGGGCAGCCTTGCGCGCGGCGGGCTGGCGGCTGCCCATCGTCGCGGCGCTGGGGATCAGCAGCTACAACTCGCTGTTGTACTCCGCCGCGCAAAGCACCGAAGCCATCAACCTGACGTTGGTAAATACCTGTCTGCCGTTGTTCACCTTTATTGGTGGCGGGCTGCTGCTGGGCGAGTGGCCGGCGCGGCGTGCCTGGTTCGGCATGGCCATCGCCGCGGGTGGCCTGGTCTACCTGATCAGCCGTGGCAGTTGGGCGGCATTCAGCAGCCTGTCGTTCCAGGCGGGCGACCTGATCATGCTGGTGGCGGTGCTGGTCTGGGCGCTCTACACCCTGTCTCTGCGGCGCTGGGCCCATTTCCTCCAAGTGCCGCCCTTGACCCTGCTGGGTGTACTGATGCTGCTGGGCACACCGCTGATACTGCCGTTCTATCTGTTCGAATTTAGCCATGTCGGTGGCTTCACTCCCACTCTGACCAACCTCAGCGTGATTGCCTACACCGCGATTTTCGCCTCGCTGGTCGCCTATCTGTCCTGGAACCACGGCGTCAAAACCGTTGGCGCGGCGAAGGCGGCGATGGCGACGTACCTGATGCCGGTGTTCACCGCGATACTCGGCTGGCTGCTGCTGGGCGAGGGCCTACAGACCTTCCACTGGATCGGTGGCGGGCTGATCTTTGCCGGCCTGCTGTTGGCGACCCGACCTGCCACGCGAATGGCTAGTCGCTAG
- the otsA gene encoding alpha,alpha-trehalose-phosphate synthase (UDP-forming), with protein sequence MSRLVVVSNRVAPIKPGKVAAGGLAVGVYDALRQAGGIWFGWSGDVSSTPQTNTETIGNITYVTMGLTKQDYDQYYRGFSNATLWPIFHYRIDLARYNRQEYEGYRRVNAMLAEKLKPLLKPDDIIWIHDYHLIPFAEACRQLGIRNRIGFFLHIPFPPPEILTVIPPHNELLKTLCFYDLIGFQTETDRLAFQDYMTREVRGVLESDGSLTAYGQNFRAGVYPIGVVPDEIQELAETSRVRPRPQRRTTDVARKKIISVDRLDYSKGLLERFRAYQAFLERYPEHRRAVEFIQIAPTSRSDVKTYQTIRQQLESLTGHINGWLSDLDWTPLHYLNKSHDRRALMGLFRQADIGFVTPLRDGMNLVAKEYVASQDPEDPGVLVLSRFAGAARELTSALIINPYDCIGMAEALDRAMRMSLTERKDRYEHMMRAIRAADLNAWRDNFLRDLRAFSSRPRAEVPSNPLFAV encoded by the coding sequence ATGAGCCGACTAGTAGTGGTTTCCAACCGGGTAGCACCGATCAAGCCGGGGAAGGTCGCTGCTGGCGGGCTTGCAGTTGGCGTTTATGACGCGTTACGCCAGGCCGGAGGCATCTGGTTTGGCTGGAGCGGCGACGTAAGCAGCACCCCGCAGACCAACACCGAGACCATCGGCAATATCACCTACGTGACGATGGGCCTGACCAAGCAGGATTACGATCAGTACTATCGCGGCTTCTCCAACGCGACGCTCTGGCCGATCTTTCACTACCGGATCGATCTGGCCCGTTACAACCGCCAGGAATATGAAGGCTACCGGCGGGTCAACGCCATGCTGGCCGAAAAGCTCAAGCCGCTGCTCAAGCCCGACGACATCATCTGGATCCACGACTACCACCTGATCCCCTTCGCCGAGGCGTGCCGCCAGCTGGGCATTCGCAACCGCATCGGCTTCTTCCTGCACATTCCCTTTCCGCCGCCGGAAATCCTCACCGTTATCCCGCCGCACAACGAACTGCTCAAGACGCTGTGCTTTTATGACCTCATCGGCTTCCAGACCGAAACCGATCGCTTGGCCTTCCAGGACTACATGACCCGTGAAGTGCGCGGAGTACTCGAGAGCGATGGCAGCCTGACCGCTTACGGGCAGAACTTCCGGGCCGGGGTCTACCCGATCGGTGTGGTGCCGGACGAGATCCAGGAGCTGGCCGAGACCTCGAGGGTGCGGCCACGGCCTCAGCGGCGCACGACCGACGTGGCGCGCAAGAAGATCATCAGCGTCGACCGGCTCGACTATTCCAAGGGGCTGCTGGAGCGTTTTCGCGCGTACCAGGCGTTTCTCGAGCGCTACCCCGAGCACCGCCGCGCCGTCGAATTCATCCAGATCGCGCCCACCTCGCGCTCCGACGTCAAGACCTACCAGACCATCCGCCAACAGCTCGAAAGCCTGACCGGGCATATCAATGGCTGGCTCTCGGACCTGGACTGGACGCCGCTGCACTACCTCAACAAGAGCCATGATCGCCGGGCACTGATGGGCCTGTTTCGCCAGGCGGACATCGGCTTCGTCACGCCGCTGCGCGATGGGATGAACCTCGTCGCCAAGGAATACGTCGCCTCGCAGGACCCGGAAGACCCCGGCGTGCTGGTTCTCTCCCGCTTCGCCGGTGCGGCGCGCGAACTGACCTCCGCGCTGATCATCAACCCTTACGACTGCATCGGCATGGCCGAGGCGCTCGACCGGGCGATGCGCATGTCATTGACCGAACGTAAGGATCGCTACGAGCACATGATGCGAGCGATCCGGGCAGCGGACCTCAACGCCTGGCGCGACAACTTCCTGCGCGATCTGCGAGCGTTCTCCTCCCGCCCGCGCGCGGAAGTCCCGTCGAACCCGTTGTTTGCCGTCTGA